One window of the Trifolium pratense cultivar HEN17-A07 linkage group LG2, ARS_RC_1.1, whole genome shotgun sequence genome contains the following:
- the LOC123910379 gene encoding protein SHI RELATED SEQUENCE 1-like — protein sequence MAGLFSLGRSEEQNQQNNNNNNPVTEFWYNNNKNNQDSVSAYRGGFEIWNEQPPQHQQQFFPPQQDLYAAASAGVVLGVGSSRVCSSDENRSAVFVASGSGGGGISCQDCGNQAKKDCPHIRCRTCCKSRGFDCQTHVKSTWVPAARRRERQQQQPQQQPHGDGERDLNNSSLACTRLPINPSLTVSATGLLDEVNFPAVVSTPAEFRCVRVCSVDESEEEYAYSTAVNIGGHVFRGILYDYGPDHGSSSYNMPAGNASSSRGGGVPVQPLELISGVPAGVGVGAIVDPSSLYPAPLNTFMPPSGTQFFPHPRSS from the exons ATGGCAGGTTTATTTTCATTAGGAAGAAGCGAAGAACAAAATCAACagaataacaataacaataatccAGTAACAGAATTCTggtataataataacaaaaataatcaaGATTCAGTTTCTGCATACCGTGGTGGTTTTGAGATTTGGAACGAACAGCCACCTCAGCATCAACAACAGTTTTTTCCTCCACAGCAAGATCTTTACGCCGCCGCCTCTGCTGGTGTTGTGTTAGGAGTTGGGTCAAGTAGGGTTTGTTCTTCAGATGAGAATAGATCTGCGGTTTTTGTGGCGTCAGGAAGTGGTGGAGGAGGAATAAGTTGTCAAGATTGTGGGAATCAAGCTAAGAAAGATTGTCCTCATATTAGATGTAGGACTTGTTGCAAGAGTAGAGGTTTTGATTGTCAAACTCATGTTAAAAGTACTTGGGTTCCGGCGGCGAGACGCCGCGAACGACAgcaacaacaaccacaacaacaaccacATGGAGATGGAGAAAGAGATCTTAATAATTCTTCTTTAGCTTGCACTCGTTTACCTATAAACCCTTCACTCACTGTCTCTGCAACAG GGTTACTGGATGAGGTGAATTTTCCGGCAGTGGTGAGTACTCCGGCAGAATTCAGGTGTGTTCGAGTTTGTTcggttgatgagtctgaagaagAGTATGCATATTCAACTGCTGTGAACATTGGAGGACATGTTTTCAGAGGAATTTTGTATGATTATGGTCCAGATCATGGGAGTAGTAGTTATAACATGCCTGCCGGAAATGCCTCGTCTAGTCGTGGTGGTGGAGTGCCGGTTCAGCCGTTAGAGCTTATATCTGGTGTCCCCGCTGGTGTTGGTGTTGGGGCAATTGTTGATCCTTCTTCTTTGTATCCAGCTCCACTTAACACCTTCATGCCTCCTAGTGGTACGCAATTCTTCCCCCACCCAAGATCATCTTGA